TAGGGTTTTTCTGCATAATCTTAGTTATCATGGATACTTTTTGAGAATATGAATTCATAATAGTTTCGACGATTGTCTCAGAAATTCCCGATTTTTTCGTGTAGATTTTATCCATTGAATCAATGTAGGCTTTTACATCTTCGTTAGTATTCAATATATCTTCGTTTTTTGATTCCACAACCTTGAAATATTTTTCATCCTCCATCTCATTCATGAAGTTTTTGAAATTATCATCTTGCATCAAAGTTTCATTGACTGCTACATCAATAGTTTTGAATTTGCTGTTTTCTGTGATATTTCCAAATGCGAGTTTGAAGAAAATCCCCAAAACAATCGGAAACAACAACGCCCAGAAAAGCATCGCTTTTTGTCTCAAAAGTAACTTAAAAGTATTTTTAAATGAATGTAAAAACATATCAATCCCTCAAATCTTTGCCCGTCAATTCCAAGAAAACATCGTTAAGACTTGGCTTTTCGACATTCAAAGAACTGTACTGAATGTTATTTTCATCCAAAAGTTTGATAAGTTTCATCAAATATCCATCTCCATGAGAAAAATTCAGCTTAAAATTGTCGTCCTTGTTTTCAAAGTTCATCAAATGAGGAAGAGATTTGATTTGAGCTATCACATCTTCATTTAATTCTTTCGCTGTGAAGCTTATCTTCTCATTCATTTCTATCATGTTCTTGAGTTGTTCCGATGATCCTTTTGCGATAACTTTGCCCTTGTCAATAATCACAATGTCATCACATAAGAAATCCACTTCGTCCATATAATGTGATGTGTAAATTATCGTTGAGCCATCTTCATTTAATTTTTTTATTCCTTCCAAAATTCTATTTCTAGATTGTGGATCGACAGCAACTGTCGGCTCATCTAGGATAATTATCTCAGGTTTGTGCGCAATTCCACATGCTATGTTCAGTCTTCTTAGTAAACCTCCCGATAATTTTTTCGGCTTAAACTTCACAAAATCATTCAGACTTACCAAATCCAACGCTCTTTTCACAAGCTTATTTCTTTCAGATTTGTCTTGTATGTACAATCCACAGAAGTAGTCGATGTTTTCGTAAACAGTCAACTCATCATACACTGCCACATCTTGAAATACCACGCCGATTCTTTTTTTGATATCATAAGCATCAGCAGACATTTCTTTTCCGAAAATCTTCACACTTCCAGAATCTTTTTTCAAAAGCGACAATATGCAATTGATAGTCGTGGATTTACCACTACCGTTTGGACCAAGCAATCCCAGAATTTCTCCTTTTTTCACGTCCAAATCCAAATTATCGACCGCAGTGAGTTCCTTGTATTTTTTCACAAGACCTCTGACCTCTATAAGGTTTTCCATAAGATCCTCCATAAATTTTATTTCTATCTATATTATATAATTAATCAATCATTACTGTGTAAAAAATTTGTAAACAAATCGCAAAATTAATTATAAAATCTCTAAATTCTACAAATTTGTCAAAAAAATCAGCACAAAGAACATCTTTATGCTGAATTAATTTCGTCTATGCTAATTTCTTTTTATCTTGGATATACGCAATTACTCCAAACACTGCACCTGTAACGATCGCAGGTAGCAACCATTCAAATCCAACAGAACTTAGAGGAAGAGTTTTGATTACATCTGTAAAACCTTGTAAAATTTTGAAATTTTGATTCAAAACCTCCACGAAACTCACGACAAATGTCGCAAGTACCGCTCCTGTGTATATCAAATCGTATTTTATATGTTTTTCGAAAATTCCTAAAAATATAAGTACCATAATTATAGGATAAACTGTAGATAAAATTGGAACTGCTGCTTTTATAAGCGCTTCAACTCCAACAAGTGAAAGCACACCAGAAATCACAACCGTTGCCAAAACAATTGGTTTGTATCCCAATTTATCTTTAGTGATATTTGAGAAGAAATCTCCAGCAATCGCACTTAGACCAACTGATGTAGTCAAACATGCCAATGACACTGCAATTCCTATCGCAATTTTGCCGGCTGAACCTAAAATATTTTGAACAGTTCCAAGTAGTATGTCTACTCTTGTGTTTTGAACAGTGTAAATCTTGGATGCAGTCGCTCCAACATAAATCAATCCACCGTAAATAATCGCCAACAAAACAAATGCCACAAGCCCAACCCATTTGACAAGCTTTAGTCTTTCTTCGTCGTTGACATATCCTTTTCTTTTCAAATCAGAAACTACAATCCCCGTCATTAGTGCTGCTCCCAGAGCATCCATAGTTTGATATCCTTCCGCAAATCCCTTCAAGAATATTTGATTTTCTGTAGCGATATTCATAACGCCTATAGGATCCACGATGCATTTTCCGATAATAACTAATAAAATAATTACCAATCCAGGCGTCAAATATTTACCGATTTTGTCGATAACTCCCGTTTCGTTAAACACAAAAATCGCCGTCAATGCGAAAAATATTAACGCAGTTACCCATTCTGGAGTTCCTGGAAAAACTTTAGACACAAAAACTTCGTGAGTTGTCGCTGCAGTTCTAGGAATTGCAAAAAGCGGTCCAATAGTCAATATGGTAACGGTTCCAAGAATCTTAGCAAATTTATTTCCAACTCTTCTTCCGAGATCTTCAGCTCCCCCACCAAGTTTAGCTGTGATAATTACCCCAAGTATCGGTAGCACAGGGTCTGTCAATAAAAATCCTAGCATTGCCTTTTTGTACTCAGTTCCCGAAAGCACACCCAAATAAGGTGGAAAAATCAGATTTCCTGCGCCAAAGAATATTGCAAATAATGCAAATCCTACGATAATGACGTCCTTAAATTTCTTATTCAAAATATCCTCCTATGTATTTCTATATCTTTATAGAAAATGATTTCATAATTAAATTTTAATTCTAAAAAGTTTTATTGTCAAATTTATTTATTCCATTATCAAAATAAAGCGTAAAATTTTTACACATAGGATAAATTTTTTCAAAAAAAATCATAGGCCAAATCAATGACCTATGATTGTAATTTTATTCTACTACTTTTCCGCCTTTTTTCTTTTGTTTATCGTTGTAAACTTTCTTAGCTATACCAATCATGATTGATAATGCGAACAATGTCAAAAGTCCCAAGAAAAGTTTTTGTGCTCCACCAGTCAATGTTCCTCCAACATATGAATAAACAATTGTTGCAGGTAATTGACCAATTCCAGTCGCGATGAAGAATGGCCAGAATCCCATGTTAGTAAGACCTGCTCCATAACTTACAAAGTCGAATGAAACGAATGGTAAAAGTCTACAAATTAATATTGCATATTTTCCGTATCTTTCGAAGAATACGTCAACACTTTCCATCGCACCTTTGCTTGTAAGTCTTTCGACAGCATCTCTTCCCAAAGCTCTTGCTAAGAAGAAGCAAAGTGCAGCTCCTGCCATCGCCGATGACCAAGAAAGCATAGCTCCCTTAACCCATCCAAATATTGCAGCATTTGATAAAGTAATCAAGAATGCTGGAATAGGGGCAGCAATTGATTGAAGAACCATTAATATAAATGATACAACCGCTGCTTGTTTTCCGTAAGATCTCAAATATGCTACTACTACATCAGTGTCTAATTTTGAAATCGTAGAGAAAGCTTCATTTGTTTTTGCTTTAATTGAAGGTACGAAGAAATACAATCCCAATAAAACTCCAATGATTACCAAAGCGATAATTCTTTGGATTTTTCTCTTGTGTTTAAGTTCAGCTATTTCTTCTGGTGTTTTTTCTTCTCTTAAATCGCTAAGTTTAACTTCTTCTTCCTTCATTGCTTTACGTTCTTCTCTAGTGTAGAATTTTTGATATTTCTTTTGAGTAAGAACTATATAAAGGTTGATTAAGTTAATCACAACGACAACTATAATTGTAGGAAGTAAAATATTCTTAACTGGTCCATGATACATCACAAATTCTTTTACAATGTAGATAAGACTTTGAGTTTTCCCACCTATAAGTGCAATTAAAGCTATCGCTACTTCCAAAGCGAAGAATACATATCTGTTGATATTTGTATAAGCAATTCCTAGTATCAGTCCAAAAGCCGTAAAGATAAACATTACTAGCTGCTGACTAACCATCATTTCGTAGTTTACGTTGAATAGTAATAGTAGACAACATAAAACCCCGATGGCTACGCCCGTAGTTAAATAATAAAATATCGCCCTTAACTTTTTCACTTGATACCTCTATTAATCTTCAAGAGTGTAAGTTACTGCTACATAAGTTCCGTCTTCTGGAAGAACGTCTGGATTACCAGTAAATTTAACTTCGTTTCTCTTTTCTACAGCACCATAAGTGTAAGTTGTGTTAGAAATAATTCCTACTGGACAAGAATCCAAGCAAGTTAAGCAACCTGTTTTTTTAGTTTTTGCTCTTTCTAAGTTTCCACCAAATCTAAAATCAATTTTCTTTCCATTGCTATCTTTGATTACTTCGTTGATATCATAATCTTTTCCTGCGCCTTCCCAAGTTACAGTTGCGCCAATTTTTGATCCTTCAACGTGAGTTGTTGTAGCATTGTCTGGGTTCATATTTTCACCAGGTTTTGCACCGATTTCGATTAATGCATTGTAGAAATCTTCTGGAGTAGCATATGCAGTAAGAACTGATTTTGCTCCGTTACTTCCGTCAGTGTTTACAGATGCGTGTCTAGTTGCTTCAGTAAAATATTTACCATTTACAGAAGATAAAACTGTAATTTTCTTAGCTTCTTTGTCTACTTTGATTGGGTTTTTCAAAGAAACGCCATTTACTTCGTCATCTGCTTTCTTTTCTTCTTTGTTTTCTTCCTTCTTAGAATCATCTTTAGCTTGTTCAGTTGTTTGAGTATTGTTTGTTTCTTCTTTTTTATCGTCTGCTTTTTGTGAACAGCCAGCTAATCCTACTATTGCTAGACATAAAAATCCAGCTACTAATTTTTTTCTTAAATTCATAATTCATCCCTCCATTATCAATTTGATGTAATTATATCACATATATTTAATCTTGTATATAATTTTAAATTTAATAAATATTTATCTAGTTTTAATTCATGATTTTTTTCTTGCCGGTAATATAATCTTCCAACTTGTATATCAGAAAAATGTATATAACCGCATTTCCAATCATGTGGTTAATGTCGAACGGAATTGATGTCATGTATCTTGCAATGAATACATTCATTCCCATAACAGTCATGCATTCCATCAAAGTAATTATAAGTCCATACAAAAATCCCGACACAGACAATGCGATAGTTTTCGTTACCAATGTTTTTTTCAATTTAAAAACATTAAAAATTGCATAGTTAAATACAGCCAAGATGAAAAAGTCCACCACTTGGAACAAAACCCATATTCCAAACCCAAGCACAAAACTTGTGACTACCATCGTGACTGCATTAACAAATAGTGACTCTTTTAGGTTTTTTTCAATTGCAAGTATCAGTATGACATCCGACAAGATTTTTACATTCGGAATTATATTCAAATATATTCTTGTCAGGATGCATACTGCTGATAATATTGCAATTCTAGTCAAATCACTAGTTTTCATTATTTCATTTCTTGAAATTTGAATTCTATCTTGTCGTTTTCGTTAACTTTGTAATCGCCGATTCCTACTTCTGCCATTTTGTCGTTAACATAGTACATCCAGTATTGTTTCTTAGCTGGATCTTGTTTTACGCCTTCTAATTCAGTCATCATACCTTTTTCAAAAACTGCTTTGTGATTTTTTTCAAGGTAAGATTGTAAGTTTTCATCTTTTTTGATTTCTGCATCTTCTTTTAAGATTTCTTTGTTGTTTACTTCATCCATTACAACGATTGAAACCTTAGTAGCTTCACTCTCAGATGCTTTTTCTTCTGTTTTGTTTTCATCTGTTTTTGCTTGTTCTTGTGTTTGTTCTGTTTTTTGTGGTTCTTGGGCCTTATCTTTGTCAGCGTTACAAGCTGTCAATGAGAACACAAGCATCATCAATACCAATAATTTTTTCTTCATAATCATCTCTCCTTTGGAAATTCCATCGCTTTAGCGAATATTTTTTCATAGTCCTTTGTCATTGATAATTCTATATAATTCATATCTTCAGCAAGAGTGGACATTTCTTCTTTTATTTTATCATTCATTAAACACATGTACGCTCCTATTAAAGATGAATTACCTACATAACTTATTTTGGATTCAATTTCGTAAGGTAGAATTCCCACACCTACGATTGACGATGGTTTCAAATGACTTCCAAATTGACCTGCTACAATACATTCGTTCAAATCAGAAATATCCAATCCCTCTTCATCCAAAAGTTTTATAAAACCAGAAAGTATCGCTCCTTTTGCAAGTTGCACTTGTCTGATGTCAGATTGCGTGATAACAAGTTCATCAGTCATCATGAACTCTCTTTTATCATCCACAATTCTTACCAAATCTTTTCTAAAATCATCGACAGAGTTTGGGTCGATTATCCTTCCTCTTTTGTTGACGATTTTATTTCTAACAATTTCACTGATTACAGAAAGAATACCACTACCACAAATCCCTTTTGGAGGTTTGTCGCCGATAGTTTGTAATTTGACGTTTGACCCATCAATTACAACATCTTCAATGGCTCCTCGTTCTGCTCTCATTCCGCATTTTATATTCATACCTTCAAGTGCAGGACCAGCTGCACAAGAGCAACAATACAATTTGTCATTAGTCTTCAAAACTATTTCGCCGTTTGTACCGATATCTATAAACAGTGTGTTTTCTCTGTTTCTCATATCCGTAACATAAGCACCAGCAACGATGTCTGCTCCGATATACGCTGAAACATTCGGCAAAGTGTACAACTTTGCGTCCAAATTCAGTCCAATATCCTCGCACATCAAACTCTTTGCTTCAGTGAACAGTGGTTTGTAAGGGAATTTCCCCAAGCTTCTTGCATCCACTCCCAAAAGCATGTGAACCATTGTAGTGTTAGCCGCAATGTCCACTTCTTTTATATCTTTTCTTTCGATTTTTGATTCGACAATCATCTTGTCTATCAATTTATTCATAGAACTTACAATGCTGTGTTGAAGAATTTTCGCTGCATTTTCATTTTCAAACTCAAACGTAATTCTCGTAAGCACATCCAAGCCGTACTTTGTTTGCGCATTAAGTGCAGAGTTTTTCGCAATGATATCTCCAGTTTTCAAATCTACCAAGTTCATGCACACAGTTGTAGTACCGATGTCCACACAAATCCCGTAGCCGTCCCTGTATTGTTTTTCAAACTCTGGCATTTCTCCTGAATCAAGTACATCTATGGAGCTATTTTCGCTCAAAGTTTCCACGATGACATCGCCATTCATTGTAACTGCACAAGAAAGCCTAATTCCGTTTTCGATTTCTTCTTTTTTAAGAAGTCTTTTTTCGGTATCAGTGATTTCGTTGACATTTCCTTCTATGATTTTAATCTTGCACTTACCACAAGTTAGCTTACCATTGCATGAGTTATCGATGTAGACGTCGTTTTCAAGCAAAGCATTCATCAAATTGTAGTTCTTGTCGTCTTCTAATTCAATTGTTCTGTTTAAATTATTTATTCTTATCTTCATAATCGTAATTCTTAGATGCTGTTATTATTGATTTCAAATTTTCAAGTGGCGATCTCATACCTATTCCACAAGCTGGAGATAGAATATTTGATCCGTTGTTTACCGATATTTTTGCCAATTTTTGGATTTTTTCACTGTCTGAGTATTCAAGCGCATAAGTCGACACATTGCCCATCAACACGTGATGCTTCAATACTTTCTTCGCATCTTTCAATGAAACGATTGAATCGAAGCTCAAGCAATCAGAGTGAATGTCGTTGCACAAATCAAGTACAGGAGTCATTCTTCCACATATGTGAACAATTTTAGGAACGTCTTTGATTCCATCCAAAAACTTATTCAAATATTGCACGGTGAATTCTTTGAAAAATTTTGGTCCCATTATTTCGCCAGTACCAGAAGGATCTGAAACTGCGATCACATCTGCTCCTGCGTCGATTTGTCTATTGGCAAATTCTATTAAATGATCTGTAACGTAATCCATAAATTCGTGAACTCTTTGTGGGTCTTTTCTAAGAGCCTTGTAGTATTTTACAGAATCCATTATTGATGATGCAGTGCTTACAGGGCCTGTGATATTTCCAATAATTGGGGCGTTTTTTTCTTCGTCCTTCAAGATTTTAATAGCCTCAATCACAATATCACTTCTGGAATCTTCTTTCTTGAAATCTTTGATTTTTTCCCAATCCTTGATATTATCGAATGCGTATTCGATAACATGTGGTTCGTAAATTTCATTTCCAAAATCGACAACTGAACCCATATCTTCAGCTTCAATCGTCATGCAGAATGGAACTCCAATATTTTCGAAAATTTTTTCGTCGTAGATAGCTTTCGCCAAATCAGCCATTTTCCTAGAATCCAAGTGAGCTTCCGGAAGGTAAATATCTTTCAATTCCATTAGCTCCTTGGATATCATATTCATCATTCCACCCGGACAAATCACAGGAATTCTATCGATGAAAATATGATTTAACGCATTTTTTAATCTATCTTTTTCGTTAATCATCTCTATCCTACTTATCTTTACCAACTAATTTTTTAGCAGCTTCTACAGCTTCAACGGCATTTTCAGTGTAAGAATCTGCACCGATTTTATCTGCGAATGATTGAGAGATAGGACCTCCACCGATCATAACTTTGAATCTATCTCTAAGTCCTTGTTCTTTTAACATTTCGATAACTTTACCCATGTTGTCCATAGTAGTTGTCATCAAAGTTGACATACAAATCAAATCAGCGTTGTTTTCAACTGCTGCATCGATGAAGTTTTGCAATTTAACATCACGACCCAA
This Finegoldia magna ATCC 53516 DNA region includes the following protein-coding sequences:
- a CDS encoding ABC transporter ATP-binding protein — its product is MENLIEVRGLVKKYKELTAVDNLDLDVKKGEILGLLGPNGSGKSTTINCILSLLKKDSGSVKIFGKEMSADAYDIKKRIGVVFQDVAVYDELTVYENIDYFCGLYIQDKSERNKLVKRALDLVSLNDFVKFKPKKLSGGLLRRLNIACGIAHKPEIIILDEPTVAVDPQSRNRILEGIKKLNEDGSTIIYTSHYMDEVDFLCDDIVIIDKGKVIAKGSSEQLKNMIEMNEKISFTAKELNEDVIAQIKSLPHLMNFENKDDNFKLNFSHGDGYLMKLIKLLDENNIQYSSLNVEKPSLNDVFLELTGKDLRD
- the brnQ gene encoding branched-chain amino acid transport system II carrier protein; protein product: MNKKFKDVIIVGFALFAIFFGAGNLIFPPYLGVLSGTEYKKAMLGFLLTDPVLPILGVIITAKLGGGAEDLGRRVGNKFAKILGTVTILTIGPLFAIPRTAATTHEVFVSKVFPGTPEWVTALIFFALTAIFVFNETGVIDKIGKYLTPGLVIILLVIIGKCIVDPIGVMNIATENQIFLKGFAEGYQTMDALGAALMTGIVVSDLKRKGYVNDEERLKLVKWVGLVAFVLLAIIYGGLIYVGATASKIYTVQNTRVDILLGTVQNILGSAGKIAIGIAVSLACLTTSVGLSAIAGDFFSNITKDKLGYKPIVLATVVISGVLSLVGVEALIKAAVPILSTVYPIIMVLIFLGIFEKHIKYDLIYTGAVLATFVVSFVEVLNQNFKILQGFTDVIKTLPLSSVGFEWLLPAIVTGAVFGVIAYIQDKKKLA
- a CDS encoding TVP38/TMEM64 family protein, which gives rise to MKKLRAIFYYLTTGVAIGVLCCLLLLFNVNYEMMVSQQLVMFIFTAFGLILGIAYTNINRYVFFALEVAIALIALIGGKTQSLIYIVKEFVMYHGPVKNILLPTIIVVVVINLINLYIVLTQKKYQKFYTREERKAMKEEEVKLSDLREEKTPEEIAELKHKRKIQRIIALVIIGVLLGLYFFVPSIKAKTNEAFSTISKLDTDVVVAYLRSYGKQAAVVSFILMVLQSIAAPIPAFLITLSNAAIFGWVKGAMLSWSSAMAGAALCFFLARALGRDAVERLTSKGAMESVDVFFERYGKYAILICRLLPFVSFDFVSYGAGLTNMGFWPFFIATGIGQLPATIVYSYVGGTLTGGAQKLFLGLLTLFALSIMIGIAKKVYNDKQKKKGGKVVE
- a CDS encoding YdjY domain-containing protein; amino-acid sequence: MNLRKKLVAGFLCLAIVGLAGCSQKADDKKEETNNTQTTEQAKDDSKKEENKEEKKADDEVNGVSLKNPIKVDKEAKKITVLSSVNGKYFTEATRHASVNTDGSNGAKSVLTAYATPEDFYNALIEIGAKPGENMNPDNATTTHVEGSKIGATVTWEGAGKDYDINEVIKDSNGKKIDFRFGGNLERAKTKKTGCLTCLDSCPVGIISNTTYTYGAVEKRNEVKFTGNPDVLPEDGTYVAVTYTLED
- a CDS encoding DUF4430 domain-containing protein; translation: MKKKLLVLMMLVFSLTACNADKDKAQEPQKTEQTQEQAKTDENKTEEKASESEATKVSIVVMDEVNNKEILKEDAEIKKDENLQSYLEKNHKAVFEKGMMTELEGVKQDPAKKQYWMYYVNDKMAEVGIGDYKVNENDKIEFKFQEMK
- a CDS encoding ASKHA domain-containing protein, which gives rise to MKIRINNLNRTIELEDDKNYNLMNALLENDVYIDNSCNGKLTCGKCKIKIIEGNVNEITDTEKRLLKKEEIENGIRLSCAVTMNGDVIVETLSENSSIDVLDSGEMPEFEKQYRDGYGICVDIGTTTVCMNLVDLKTGDIIAKNSALNAQTKYGLDVLTRITFEFENENAAKILQHSIVSSMNKLIDKMIVESKIERKDIKEVDIAANTTMVHMLLGVDARSLGKFPYKPLFTEAKSLMCEDIGLNLDAKLYTLPNVSAYIGADIVAGAYVTDMRNRENTLFIDIGTNGEIVLKTNDKLYCCSCAAGPALEGMNIKCGMRAERGAIEDVVIDGSNVKLQTIGDKPPKGICGSGILSVISEIVRNKIVNKRGRIIDPNSVDDFRKDLVRIVDDKREFMMTDELVITQSDIRQVQLAKGAILSGFIKLLDEEGLDISDLNECIVAGQFGSHLKPSSIVGVGILPYEIESKISYVGNSSLIGAYMCLMNDKIKEEMSTLAEDMNYIELSMTKDYEKIFAKAMEFPKER
- a CDS encoding MtaA/CmuA family methyltransferase — its product is MINEKDRLKNALNHIFIDRIPVICPGGMMNMISKELMELKDIYLPEAHLDSRKMADLAKAIYDEKIFENIGVPFCMTIEAEDMGSVVDFGNEIYEPHVIEYAFDNIKDWEKIKDFKKEDSRSDIVIEAIKILKDEEKNAPIIGNITGPVSTASSIMDSVKYYKALRKDPQRVHEFMDYVTDHLIEFANRQIDAGADVIAVSDPSGTGEIMGPKFFKEFTVQYLNKFLDGIKDVPKIVHICGRMTPVLDLCNDIHSDCLSFDSIVSLKDAKKVLKHHVLMGNVSTYALEYSDSEKIQKLAKISVNNGSNILSPACGIGMRSPLENLKSIITASKNYDYEDKNK